Proteins encoded within one genomic window of Pseudalkalibacillus sp. SCS-8:
- a CDS encoding ABC transporter substrate-binding protein — MKAKKWVSTLSITAIVFSSVLVGCSSNDKNSSDDGEKVEITLSGWGGNPSEKKLLQQTLDDFEEKHPNIDVKLDIISDQYMDVMKTRLIGGEAADVFYLDAFEAPGLIKTGVLEPLNEYVTDEFDIEDFEKPMLEAFKKDETYYGFPKDYSTLALFYNKKMFEEAGISEPPKTWEELRQVSKQLTDGTDRFGFGVAPELARLQYIAESDGGDVVKEGKANFATEPVIDALQPIVDQHLEDKTLAEPSEVGASWGGEMFGQGKAAMVIEGNWAIPYLEDTFPELEYGTAEVPQINGKQSTMAYTVAYVMNKQSEHKEAAWELISYLTGKEGMETWTSKGFALPTRKSVAEKLGYDEDPLRSALVAGAPYATVWQDSPNLPIITNNFNNQFISAYLGERPLDEALKDAQKQANKEIKKN, encoded by the coding sequence ATGAAAGCAAAAAAGTGGGTCAGTACATTAAGTATCACCGCAATTGTATTCAGCAGTGTGTTAGTAGGTTGCAGCAGTAACGATAAAAACAGCAGTGATGATGGAGAGAAAGTTGAAATCACACTTAGCGGCTGGGGCGGAAATCCTTCCGAGAAAAAACTTCTCCAGCAGACTCTTGATGACTTTGAAGAAAAGCATCCGAATATTGATGTCAAACTGGACATCATTTCGGATCAATACATGGATGTAATGAAAACACGTTTAATCGGTGGCGAAGCGGCCGATGTGTTTTATCTAGACGCATTTGAAGCTCCAGGTCTAATCAAAACTGGAGTGCTCGAACCACTTAACGAGTATGTTACGGATGAGTTTGATATAGAGGATTTTGAAAAACCGATGCTGGAAGCCTTTAAGAAGGACGAGACGTATTACGGTTTTCCAAAGGACTACTCTACCCTCGCTCTCTTTTATAACAAAAAAATGTTTGAAGAAGCTGGGATCTCCGAACCTCCAAAAACATGGGAAGAATTACGCCAGGTTTCTAAGCAATTAACGGATGGAACAGATCGCTTTGGATTTGGAGTAGCGCCTGAGCTTGCACGTCTCCAATATATCGCAGAATCAGATGGCGGAGATGTCGTGAAGGAAGGGAAAGCCAATTTTGCAACTGAACCGGTCATCGATGCCCTTCAACCAATTGTCGACCAGCACTTGGAAGATAAAACGTTAGCTGAACCTTCAGAAGTGGGCGCTTCTTGGGGAGGAGAAATGTTCGGTCAAGGAAAAGCGGCTATGGTCATTGAAGGGAACTGGGCGATTCCTTATTTAGAGGATACCTTCCCTGAATTGGAGTATGGCACAGCAGAAGTCCCCCAAATCAACGGAAAGCAATCCACGATGGCTTACACAGTGGCATATGTGATGAACAAGCAATCTGAACATAAAGAAGCTGCCTGGGAATTGATTTCCTATTTGACAGGTAAGGAAGGTATGGAAACTTGGACAAGCAAAGGATTTGCACTCCCTACACGTAAATCCGTCGCTGAAAAACTTGGCTATGATGAGGACCCTCTTCGTTCTGCACTGGTTGCTGGTGCTCCTTATGCGACAGTTTGGCAAGACAGCCCTAACCTGCCAATCATCACGAACAATTTCAACAACCAGTTCATTTCAGCTTATTTAGGAGAGCGCCCATTGGATGAAGCATTAAAAGATGCACAAAAACAGGCGAACAAAGAAATAAAAAAGAATTAA